The genomic DNA ATTCTTTTCTGCTGAAGCTGCATCGTGCCGCCCTACGCCGGACCCCCCATTGCTTCCCGCTCCGGCGATGCCGCGAGCCCGCTGCGGCTGCTCACCTACCTCGTGCTGGCGATCACCCTGATCGTGCTGGACGACCAGGCGGGCTGGCTGGCGCGCCTGCGCGAGCAGGCCAATGTGCTGGTGCAGCCGGCGTGGAACCTGGCGGGCCTGCCCGGGCGGCTGGGCAACCAGGTGCGCGACAATGCGGCCAGCCATGGTCAGCTGGTGGCGGAGAACCGGCAGCTGCGCAACAGCCTGCTGGTGGCGAATGCGCGGCTCACCCGGCTGCAGACCGCTGCCCTGGACAACGCGCAGTTGCGCGAACTGTTGAACGTCGCCGAGCGCAGCGGGCTGGATGTGCAGCTGGCGCCGATCCTGGATATCGACCTGGACCCGGTGAAACAGCGCCTGGTACTGGCGGCTGGCACCCGTGAGGGCGTGCACGTAGGTCAGGCGGTGATCGATGCCGGCGGCCTGATGGGGCAGGTGATCAGCGTGACCGGCAGCACCTCCACCGTGCTGCTGCTGACCGACCCGGACCACGCGGTGCCGGTGACGGTGGCGCGCAACGGCGTGCGGCTGATCGTCTATGGCCGTGGCGACACGCTGGAGCTGCGTGACATTCCGCTGAGTGCCGGGGTGGAAGTGGGCGATGAGATCGTCACTTCTGGACTGGGCGGACGGTTCCCGGTGGGATTCCCGGTCGGCACCATCGCGGCGCTGCGCCCGGACGACACCCACGCCTTCCTGGTGGGTGAACTGAAGCCGGCCGCCGCGCTGGATCGCGGCCGCGACGTGCTGCTGCTGCGGCCCGGTTCGCCGATCCGCATCCCGCCAACGCCGACGCCGACGCCCCCGGTCAACGCGGACGCGGCTTCGGTAGCGCCGAGCCATGCTCGGCGGGCACCCCCCGACGCAGCCACGACGGCTGACGGCCAGCGGCCGTCACTACCAGGCAACGCATCGCCACCGCCGACCGCCCCCACGACGGAGACACGCCCGTGAGCCGCCTGCGCGACAACCGCTGGGTGCTGCCGGTCAGCGTGATCGCCGCCCTGATGCTGGGGTTGCTGCCGTTGCCACCGTTCCTGCAGCCATTGCGCCCTTATTGGCTGGCCCTGGTGCTGGCTTACTGGGTCATTGAAGCCCCTGAACGGGTCGGGCTGGGCGTAGCCTTCGCCAGCGGCGTCGTCGCCGATTTCCTCTATGGCGGCGTGCTGGGCGAGCAGGCGCTGCGCCTGGTGATCCTGGCTTTCATCCTGCAACGCTTCCGTGCGCGCATCCGGTTCTTCCCGATGTCGCAGCAGATCCTCGCCATCGGCGGCCTGCTGTTCAACGACCGCATCGTCAGCGCCGTGGTGCACATCGTGGTCGGCGAGCCGACCCTGCCGTGGGCCTATTGGTGGGCCCCGTTGCTGGGCATGGCGTTGTGGCCGCTGGTGTTCGTGCTGCTGGACGCCGTGCGATTCGGACGGCGCGGGCGCTGACATGAGCACCCGCCGCCCGGTCAAGAATCTGCACGCCGAGGCCGAGCAGTTCCGCCGTCGCGCGGTGCTCGGTTTCCTGGCCGTGGTGCTGTGCCTGGGCGGGCTGGGCGCGTGGTATTTCAAGCTGCAGGTGCTGGACCACGAGATCTACACCACGCGCTCGGATGCCAATCGCATCAAGCCCCGTCCGGTGGTGCCCGGTCGCGGCATGATCTACGACCGCAACGGCCGCCTGCTGGCCGAGAACGTGCCGGCCTTCCGTCTGGACGTCACCCCGGACAAGGTCAAGGACATGGACGCCACCCTGGCCGGGCTGGCGAAAATCTTCCCGCTGAGCGAGGAGGAAATCGAGGCCTTCAACCGTTCGCGCAGGGCGCGTCGCAGCTTCCTGCCGGTGACCCTGAAGCTGCGCGTCAGCGAAGAAGAAATGGCGCGCTTCGCGGTGGACCGCTGGCGCTTCCCCGGGGTCGAGCTGGAGCCCTACCTGACCCGCCGCTATCCCTTTGGCGACCTGTTCGCGCATGTGATCGGCTATGTGGGGCGGGTGGATGACAAAGACCTGGAAATGCTCGGCGAGGGCAATGCCGCGCTGACCCATATCGGCAAGTCCGGGCTGGAGCGTTATTACGAACAGCAGCTGCGCGGCAAGGTCGGCTACGAACAGGTGGAAACCAATGTGCAGGGGCGGGCGATCCGTACGGTCGGCCGCGTGGCCGCCCAGTCGGGCACCGACCTGCGGCTGTCCATCGATGCCGACCTGCAGCGGGCCATGGTGGCTGCCTTCGGCGTGCAGGAAGGCGCGGCGGTGGCGATGGACCCGCGTACCGGCGAAGTGCTGGCGATGGTCAGCCTGCCTTCGTATGACGCCAATCTGTTCGTCAACGGGATATCGCACGCCGACTTCCGCGCGCTCAACGACAACCCCTCACGCCCGCAGTTCAACCGGCTGGTGCTGGGCGGTGTGGCACCGGGCTCCACGCTGAAGCCGTTGATCGCACTGGCCGGGCTGGATGCCGG from Stenotrophomonas sp. 169 includes the following:
- the mreC gene encoding rod shape-determining protein MreC; amino-acid sequence: MPPYAGPPIASRSGDAASPLRLLTYLVLAITLIVLDDQAGWLARLREQANVLVQPAWNLAGLPGRLGNQVRDNAASHGQLVAENRQLRNSLLVANARLTRLQTAALDNAQLRELLNVAERSGLDVQLAPILDIDLDPVKQRLVLAAGTREGVHVGQAVIDAGGLMGQVISVTGSTSTVLLLTDPDHAVPVTVARNGVRLIVYGRGDTLELRDIPLSAGVEVGDEIVTSGLGGRFPVGFPVGTIAALRPDDTHAFLVGELKPAAALDRGRDVLLLRPGSPIRIPPTPTPTPPVNADAASVAPSHARRAPPDAATTADGQRPSLPGNASPPPTAPTTETRP
- the mreD gene encoding rod shape-determining protein MreD — protein: MSRLRDNRWVLPVSVIAALMLGLLPLPPFLQPLRPYWLALVLAYWVIEAPERVGLGVAFASGVVADFLYGGVLGEQALRLVILAFILQRFRARIRFFPMSQQILAIGGLLFNDRIVSAVVHIVVGEPTLPWAYWWAPLLGMALWPLVFVLLDAVRFGRRGR